One window of Quercus robur chromosome 5, dhQueRobu3.1, whole genome shotgun sequence genomic DNA carries:
- the LOC126727443 gene encoding uncharacterized protein LOC126727443: MKAIVITSPGGPEVLQLQEVDEPELKDDEVLIKVEASGLNQADTVQRSGAYPPPKGASHYLGVECSGTIEALGKSVSRWKIGDQVCALLSGGGYAEKVPVLAGQVLPIPPGVSVKDAASLPEVACTVWSTVFMMSQLSAGETFLVHGGSSGIGTFAIQIAKYHGARVFVTAGSDEKLAVCKDLGADVCINYKTEDFVKRVKEETGGKGVDVILDHIGASYLKQNIESLNFDGRLFIIGTMGGSVTEIDLRALASKRLTVQSAGLRHRSPENKAVIVSEVEKNVWPAIVAGRVKPVIYKYFLLSDAAEAHQLMENSGHIGKILLVPQFSG; this comes from the exons ATGAAGGCAATAGTGATAACCAGTCCGGGGGGGCCAGAAGTGCTGCAACTACAAGAAGTGGATGAGCCAGAACTCAAAGACGACGAGGTTCTCATCAAGGTCGAGGCCTCGGGGCTCAACCAGGCTGATACGGTTCAGAGGAGTGGCGCGTACCCACCGCCCAAGGGTGCCAGTCACTACCTTGGTGTTGAATGTTCTGGGACCATCGAGGCTCTTGGTAAATCCGTTTCCCGTTGGAAAATCGGTGATCAG GTATGTGCTCTTCTTAGTGGAGGAGGGTATGCCGAGAAGGTTCCTGTTCTGGCTGGACAAGTTCTTCCTATCCCACCTGGTGTTTCTGTCAAGGATGCTGCTAGCTTACCTGAGGTTGCGTGCACTGTTTGGTCAACTGTTTTTATGATGAGTCAGCTATCTGCAGGGGAAACATTTTTG GTTCATGGAGGCTCAAGCGGGATTGGTACATTTGCAATTCAGATAGCTAAATACCATGGAGCAAGAGTGTTTGTTACTGCAG GGAGTGATGAAAAATTAGCTGTTTGCAAGGATCTTGGGGCTGATGTGTGCATCAATTACAAGACAGAGGACTTTGTTAAAAGGGTGAAGGAAGAAACAGGTGGAAAAG GAGTTGATGTTATTCTTGATCATATTGGAGCATCCTACTTAAAGCAAAACATTGAGAGCTTAAATTTTGATGGGAGGCTTTTTATTATTGGAACTATGGGTGGCTCTGTTACAGAGATCGATCTCCGTGCTCTGGCTTCGAAGCGCCTCACAGTGCAAT CGGCTGGCTTGCGACACAGGAGTCCAGAAAACAAAGCAGTGATTGTTAGTGAGGTTGAGAAGAATGTTTGGCCTGCTATAGTTGCAGGCAGGGTGAAACCAGTGATATATAAGTATTTCCTATTATCTGATGCAGCAGAGGCTCACCAGCTCATGGAAAACAGTGGTCACATTGGAAAGATACTGCTTGTTCCTCAATTCAGTGGGTGA
- the LOC126727444 gene encoding uncharacterized protein LOC126727444 has product MKAIVITSPGGPEVLKIQEVDEPQFKDDEVLIKVEATALNRADTFQRKGVYPPPKGASEYLGLECSGTIEAVGKAVSKWKIGDQVCALLSGGGYAEKVAVPAGQVLPVPPGVSLKDAASLPEVAGTVWSTTFMMSRLSAGETFLVHGGSSGIGTFAIQMAKYQGARVFVTAGSDEKLAVCKDLGADVCINYKTEDFVKRVKEETGGKGVDVILDHIGASYLKRNLESLNFDGRLFIIGTMGGSVTEIDLRALLSRRLTVQSAGLRYRSTENKAVIVSEVEKNVWPAIVAGKVKPVIYKYFPLSEAAEAHQLLETSVHIGKILLVP; this is encoded by the exons ATGAAGGCCATAGTGATTACCAGTCCTGGAGGCCCAGAAGTGCTGAAAATACAAGAAGTTGATGAACCCCAATTCAAAGACGATGAGGTTCTCATCAAGGTCGAGGCCACAGCGCTGAACCGCGCTGATACGTTTCAGAGGAAAGGTGTGTATCCACCACCCAAAGGTGCCAGTGAGTACCTTGGTCTTGAATGTTCTGGGACCATCGAAGCTGTTGGTAAAGCCGTTTCCAAATGGAAAATAGGCGATCAG GTATGTGCTCTTCTTAGTGGAGGAGGGTATGCCGAGAAGGTTGCTGTTCCAGCTGGACAAGTTCTTCCTGTGCCACCTGGTGTTTCTCTCAAGGATGCTGCTAGCTTACCTGAGGTGGCAGGCACTGTTTGGTCAACTACTTTTATGATGAGTCGGCTATCTGCTGGGGAAACATTTTTG GTTCATGGGGGCTCAAGTGGTATTGGTACATTTGCAATTCAGATGGCGAAATACCAAGGGGCAAGAGTGTTTGTTACTGCAG GGAGTGATGAAAAATTAGCTGTTTGCAAGGATCTTGGGGCTGATGTGTGCATCAATTACAAGACAGAGGACTTTGTTAAAAGGGTAAAGGAAGAAACAGGTGGAAAAG GAGTTGATGTTATTCTTGATCATATTGGAGCATCCTACTTAAAGCGAAACCTTGAGAGCTTAAATTTTGATGGGAGGCTTTTTATTATTGGAACTATGGGTGGCTCTGTTACAGAGATCGATCTCCGTGCTCTTCTTTCGAGGCGCCTCACAGTGCAAT CGGCTGGCTTGCGATACAGGAGTACAGAAAACAAAGCAGTGATTGTTAGTGAGGTTGAGAAGAATGTTTGGCCTGCAATTGTGGCAGGCAAGGTGAAGCCAGTGATATACAAGTATTTCCCATTATCAGAAGCAGCAGAGGCGCACCAGCTCCTGGAAACCAGCGTTCATATTGGAAAGATACTGCTTGTTCCTTGA
- the LOC126727449 gene encoding uncharacterized protein LOC126727449: MKFALISTNSTHPFAPFCACAYTSSHSKPKYQNQNQNPNPITTFCKPFTLPTILSSKSSHSKPSRLVALCASRAAKPSNAKLENSRLDEEVLSEETIVEDENPQSQWNVEVGNPIVPANVVKLSLSDQAFLLLAFIACTTSVAFTSLVIAAVPTLYAMGRAATSLSKLADTAREELPSTMAAIRLSGMEISDLTLELSDLSQEIADGVSKSTQAVQAAEAGIRQIGAVARQQTISMIQERASLPIISLQPVVAGAAKKTSHAVGQATKTFMNMISRGEFNPENEDDSGIDRVEI, from the exons ATGAAATTTGCTCTTATAAGCACTAATTCCACACACCCATTTGCTCCATTTTGTGCCTGTGCCTACACATCCTCTCACTCTAAGCCAAAGTATCAGAACCAGAATCagaatccaaatccaattacAACATTTTGCAAACCCTTTACTTTGCCCACCATACTCTCCTCGAAATCATCTCATTCTAAACCATCCAGATTAGTTGCGCTTTGTGCTTCCCGTGCTGCTAAACCATCCAATGCCAAATTGGAGAATAGTAGGTTGGATGAGGAGGTGTTGAGTGAAGAAACCATTGTTGAAGATGAGAATCCACAAAGCCAGTGGAATGTGGAAGTGGGGAACCCCATTGTTCCAGCCAATGTTGTCAAATTGAGCTTGAGTGACCAAGCCTTCTTGCTATTGGCGTTCATTGCCTGCACG ACTTCTGTGGCATTTACTAGTCTCGTTATTGCTGCTGTCCCAACACTATAT GCAATGGGGAGAGCTGCAACATCTCTTTCAAAGCTAGCAGATACAGCTCGTGAGGAGCTCCCTAGTACTATGGCTGCCATTAGGCTATCTGGCATGGAAATCAGCGACCTTACACTGGAACTAAGTGATTTAAG CCAAGAGATAGCTGATGGGGTCAGCAAATCTACTCAAGCTGTGCAAGCAGCAGAAGCTGGAATTCGACAAATTGGTGCAGTTGCTCGCCAGCAAACTATTT CAATGATTCAAGAGAGAGCAAGCCTGCCCATCATCTCTTTGCAACCTGTCGTTGCTGGAGCTGCAAAGAAGACTTCTCATGCTGTTGGCCAAGCAACAAAGACCTTCATGAATATGATCTCTCGGGGGGAGTTCAACCCAGAGAATGAAGACGACAGTGGAATTGATAGAGTGGAGATTTAA
- the LOC126728853 gene encoding uncharacterized mitochondrial protein AtMg00310-like, with protein sequence MGVFQLPVKLCDELNTMCTRFWWGQVGNERKIHWKSWDSLSKPKKEGGMGFRDIRCFNLAMLAKQGWRLLKEKDTLLYRCFKAKYFPRCNFLEAGDVNNNSYVWKRIIAAQPILKKGCYWRVGDGSGIRVLKDKWIPNHPTNRVLHPPEEEEWEWRVSELIDWSLKLWDRGLIERRFTMKMRMLYFGFH encoded by the coding sequence ATGGGAGTGTTTCAGCTTCCTGTAAAGCTTTGTGATGAGCTTAACACCATGTGTACAaggttttggtgggggcagGTGGGTAATGAGAGGAAGATTCACTGGAAGAGTTGGGACTCACTATCTAAACCAAAGAAGGAAGGTGGTATGGGCTTTAGGGATATCCGGTGTTTTAATTTAGCAATGCTGGCCAAGCAAGGATGGAGGTTACTGAAGGAAAAGGATACTCTGCTCTACAGGTGTTTCAAAGCAAAGTACTTCCCGCGATGTAATTTTTTGGAGGCAGGGGACGTGAATAATAACTCTTATGTGTGGAAGAGGATTATTGCGGCTCAACCGATTCTGAAGAAAGGTTGTTACTGGAGGGTGGGTGATGGTTCTGGAATCCGGGTGCTTAAAGACAAATGGATTCCGAACCACCCCACAAATAGGGTGTTGCATCCACCAGAGGAAGAAGAATGGGAATGGCGTGTTTCGGAGTTAATTGATTGGTCACTCAAGCTATGGGATAGAGGCTTAATTGAGAGGAGGTTCACCATGAAGATGCGGATGCTATACTTCGGATTCCATTGA